Genomic DNA from Salvia miltiorrhiza cultivar Shanhuang (shh) chromosome 1, IMPLAD_Smil_shh, whole genome shotgun sequence:
ATTTAGAGAAAATAATGTTTGTGCTTAAAATTTTGAGCACgtattagtaaaattaaaaattcatgataaaatttgaaattgaagaaaaattaatgtatttaaacAACGTAAAATAGATGTTTTATTCATTCACTCCATCAATTTTTATCAGCAACATAACAATCTATGAAACGGATTGAATTGATTCAAAGCAAATTCATAATGCCGTGGACTTCAAAAACTCAATCAATCGGTTCAAATTCATGTGGGAAGACCCTCCTTCGCAAATAGCCTTGTTAGCCATATTCGCCATACCACGAGCCTTCTCCAACAACTCATCTCTCCTAACTCCCATCATCACCTCCTTAACCATCCTCTCGATCAACAATCTATCACAAGTATCTTTAATATCCAATCCGATCCCCCACACCTCACTCACGAACCGACTATTCGTCGTCTGATCCGCAAAATAAGGCCAGCACAGCATTGGCAAGCCGATCACCACGCTCTCCAGAGTCGAGTTCCATCCACTGTGCGTGAAAAACGCCCCGACCGACGGGTGCCCTAGCACTACTTCTTGCGGCACCCATTCCACCATCAACCCTCTCAATTTCGTGCCTTCCACGAGCTCGACTGGGATCTCATTCCCGCATCCATTCCCAATCCTGTCCTCGACGACAGAATCCGGTCTAACGACCCACAAGAATCTCACCCCACTATTAACCAACCCATACCAAAACTCCAACAATTCATCCCTTGTCAACATGGTGATGCTACCAAAGCTCACATATATCACAGATTTGGGAGGCTGGGAATCTAGCCAGCCCATGCAGCTGTCATCTTCCTTCCAGAAGCTACTAGAATGATGCGATGATTCCATTCCTTTCTCCTTCAGCAACGCTTTCAAATGCGAGTGCAAAGGGCCGATGGAATATAAATTGGGAATGTGTTTGCGGATTTGATCAAGAATTGGACCTTCCAAATCTTCGAATGTGTTGAGTATGAGAGCAGCAGCTTGAGTAGTTCTTCTGGTCTCTGTTTTGATGGACTGGAAGCCGGCGTCGCCGACGTCCTCGACCCGGCAGAACGCCGGGATGTCGCGTCGCCGGAGGAGATTCTCCATTCCCGGCACGCTTGTTACCATTAAGTCCATCTCTTTCCTTTTCCAGTATGTCAGTTTGTCTTCATTTTTGTCTGAATTCAGATACCAGCAACAACAGTTATGGAGCGTTTGGTATCTAAGTTGAGATAAAGAGTGATAAATAAAACCAAGATAAATAACATGGATTAGGTgatcttgttattttttatatgtGTTTAGTATGTAAGATATaatctaataaaattaatattcttgTTTGATAGAAAAGATACTATTGTAtattaaattagtaaattataattttaaccttgtataaatttaaataagtaATTTAATACTGAAAAAAAAGGTTAATAATCTCGCCTTAGAAAGGGTGATGCGAtattactttttaaaatttcaatatttagttaaaataaatttatgttgTATGAAAAGAACAATAATGAGTTTTGGTTCAGTGAATAAGTTGTTATTTGTATTTGTTGGAGACCtgatattttttaaatgggtgttcgaatacccaaataaccgaatcggtTCACCCAAATCGATTCAGAAACTATTATTGAAAATGGTTGAACCTTCAATTAACAATTTATGTGaatgttattttttaaatgggtgtTTGAatacttaaataattgaatCGGTTCAACCAAATCGGTTTGAAAACGATCGTTAAAAATGGGACACAATCGATTTTAGGTAAGTGAAATTTTCGGTTCGAATTCGATCAGTAGGCCTAGGGACGATGCGATTCCGCACCCTAAATATTCGGTTCATCCAAATCGGTTGGAAAACGATCGTTAAAAATGGGACAAAATCGATTTTAGGTAACTGAAATTTTCGGTTCGATTTCGATCAGCAGGCCTAGGGACGATGCGATTCCGCACCCTAAATATTTTGGAACTtcgtctttaaaaaaaaaaaagaaaaaaaa
This window encodes:
- the LOC131005896 gene encoding 7-deoxyloganetic acid glucosyl transferase-like, yielding MLKEETTATPPPSPPHILIFPVPLQGHVNSMLNLSEILCLSGLHVTILLSDHTHDRLLRHASLRSRFSRYAAFRVATISDGLPADHPRSGQRILEIVLSLKEVGGPQFRRLMEGLSDGGGGAPRVSCLIMDGVLSFTIPVVEEMGIPFIYFRTISACSFWPYFCIQEMIDAGEVPLKDKNEDKLTYWKRKEMDLMVTSVPGMENLLRRRDIPAFCRVEDVGDAGFQSIKTETRRTTQAAALILNTFEDLEGPILDQIRKHIPNLYSIGPLHSHLKALLKEKGMESSHHSSSFWKEDDSCMGWLDSQPPKSVIYVSFGSITMLTRDELLEFWYGLVNSGVRFLWVVRPDSVVEDRIGNGCGNEIPVELVEGTKLRGLMVEWVPQEVVLGHPSVGAFFTHSGWNSTLESVVIGLPMLCWPYFADQTTNSRFVSEVWGIGLDIKDTCDRLLIERMVKEVMMGVRRDELLEKARGMANMANKAICEGGSSHMNLNRLIEFLKSTAL